TTATGATGACGCGTAATAGAAATTATGTTattatgaattgaaaaaaaaatgattactTTTAGACTACAGGTCAAAGTGAGTCAATTTAACTCACAGATTGGTTCATCACAACTTAAACTAGAAAATGGTCAACTCAACCTATCTCACTATTTAATGAGTCACAAATTTTGTAATCCGGTCTGACCCACCACAGATTGGTGAGTTAGTGGGTTAATGGGTTAGCTCACTtatgaatgtttttttataatttattttatatatttattatattacaatgaaagtgaattgacttaatttattttttatgtattcaCTTGATTCCTGATTCTCGAAATATTATTACAAAgataatagttaaagattaaagtattaaCGTGTTGACAAACAAATTgattaaacattcaaattattcaaatgttATTGAGCAATATTcgagcatttaaaaatatgaaaatgtgaacctatataattaaaaataataaataattataacaaaaaaaattgaaaaaaaatattggtgggTTAAATGGATCAACCCACCTTCAATCCAACTCGAACCTGTTTAACTCAGGTTAAGTGAGTTGAGTtcagttcaacccactttttttaaaaaaaaaattgaatttgactCCACCCAACTCGACTTGAATccgtggtgagtcgggttggctcacgagttaaaacccattttgacatctctaatttAGACATAATAAAGTCAATGTCACAAAACATTTGTCCAAGTtgtataaatattcttttataaattaaatatattaaaaccaaatataaagtgaatttgatttcaaaatAAGAGACACCTAATTATAAAACATAAGTTGATTATTAATTGTCCACCTGCAggtttttttacaattttgatgcaatttactttttaaatttgcaaaagtggtgcaagtttttaaaaaaattccatAAAGGGAAAGTCGTGCCAAAATGGTACGACTTCACTATCAAATTTGAAGTCATGCCAAAATAGCAAGACTTTCATGTAAAAGTAAAGTCGTGTCATTATCTTACAACTTTAATTAACTTCTTAAGCAAAGTCGTGCCATTTTGTCTTGTAATTTTAAAGAAGAAGTCGTCTAAAGACGAAACGACTTGAGTGCCAACATAGTAAAttgtaaaaatgatttttttatttatttaaataataaaaatgaaataataaagcATAGTAACTAAATCTGAAATATAATTAgcgaaaatattttattaagatttaTTCATCATAAAATGGTGTAAACGTTATCTATGGGACCCCGTGCCACAAGGAGGTCTTCTTCTTTGTCGTCTAGTTCTAATCTAAGGGGGTTGAGGTGGATCGCCATCAACATTATCTTCATGTTGTTGTGTTTGGTTAACATCTTCCAACATTTGTGGTGACATTGTAGGCCGATAATATTACTGAAAGAATGTGGGAGATGCAAATGGAGATGTTGATGATGAAGTTCCAAATTGAGTAGACTCccaattacaacaaaaatatgAGCCCATGCATGTTGGAAAACAACCTCATCAGTTGCATCTTGTGGTAGTTCTTGAAACATGTtgtttaaccaaaaaaaaattattgacttCCCTTTTAGGGATTGGGCAGGGGGGGTGTTATCAACCCCAACAACAATCCCACCCATGGTATCAAGTTCGCAGGTGATGTTTCACCAGTAACAAGTTCACCATCGGAAGACCCAATTGCAAAGCAACATCGTGTAATTAATTGTGGTTTCTCCATGCAGTAGATGAATCGTATGACTCTCTATTCTTCACCTCTCAACTAATGTAGTTATTAAGTGACAATTGATGTCCATGTTAGAAAATGGCAGTAACTGACCAAATCTGGCAAAATTCATTATTGTCTTAACTTGTGGATGAATTAAGTCAACATGGGCTGTAGCCCAAATATAGTATTTTCTTAATCGTTGCAGTATATCATTACTTGCCCAAATTGCTTTAGTAACATGTCTCTCTTACAATTGTAACACATACATATCACGACGAGGGAGCCTTTGGTTATGAACCATTGCTTTTATGAATACCTACAATAACCCAAATAAGTCAccaaattaacaataaaatgataaagcgatttttttaataatgtgaaCATCCCGTGCCACTTCACAAATCATAATTTGTCAAATGTGTTAATATCAACATTGGTTAATGCATACTTTGcatttattgtaacatgtataaaACTATATATGACAATTTTAATGCAGAAATCCATTAAGTATCAATAtattaccaaataaaatttataatctaaATCCAAAATATCTATGCACTATAAAACCTATTTCCTTATATcctattttatctttcaaatctatacaataaataaattttctaggttataataatttgaagttttttatttatgctCACTTCCGTTATTAAATCATAACATATACTCACTACATATACAAAcgtttatgtatatataaatatataattaataaaaaataattaatggtatctaaaattttaaaaatagagagGACCTATCCGTATACATCTTACAAAGGGTTTTATGGTCTTTTAAGCCATGTATTGATGGATTCAACTATTACAAGCCAGTAGTGCAAGTTGATGGAACTTTTTGATGGGAAGATACAATGGTACATTATCGACAACAATTGGTCAAGATGGAAACCGCAACATCTTTTCATTAGCCTTTGCTATTGTTGAACGTGAAACAAAGGAAACTATGATCTTGTTCTTCCAACTATGACACCTCAACCAAATATATGTCTGATCACTAATAGAGGCACAACCATACCTTCAGCACTACAATCCCTAGAAGTTGCTTGGGAAGGAAATGGACTCACATCCATTTATTACATTTGCCATGTTTCCTCTAATTTCAATAAACAGTTCAAAAATGCAGAATTGAAGACACATCTACTAAACATGGGTACctacattaattattttcaattttctaatGCAATAAAACACTGTTATTTTCTAATATCGAATTTGTCACAGGTTATGAAATGAAACAACCTACACTTCAAGCAAAGATATCTACTATGAAAGTCGAATTTCAACAAGCAACTTCTTGGATAGACCAAATATCATTGGAAAAATGGACCTAAGCTTATAATGGGAAAAAAGATATGGCCACATGACAAAAACTTTAGCCGAATTTATGAACTTCTTTTTGAAGAGAGCAAGATCATTGCCAATTTGTGCtcttgttaaattattttttgaaagaaCAAAAAATGGTTCATGGAATGAGGGACAAAGATTGAATGCATGTTACGAGCTGGCTACCAATATCCAGAGGATATTTATGCTTTGTTAAGAAAAAATGAACAACAATATGTCATGTGTCATGATTGCCATAATTCAGTCTTCGATGTTCGGGAGATTTCCACTCCTCAACTTGGACGTCATCCAGTGTCATACATTTGTTAAGTTAAATAATTGGTGGTGTGATTGTGGGAAGTTTCAAGCTCTTCACATACCTTACTCTCATGTAATGGTTGTTTGCTCAACCTCCCATTTAGAGCCTATTACATTTGTGGATCCTATTTGTAGCCTCCAAAGTATTTTCATAGCTTATGAGGTGCAATTTTAGCCTGTTCAAAATAAAGATTATTGGTCTACTTATATTGGTCCAAATTTAATTCCCAAACCTCACATGCAACGCAAACAATTAGGAAGACCAAGTACAAGTTGTATCCATAATGAAAAGGATTAGTCAATTCTAGACAAACCAAACAAATGTTCGTTTTGCAAAAATATTGATCATAACAAAAGAAATTGCCCAAATAGACATTGTTCATTTTGTGTAACTCTTGTCACTACATTGcatcaattttgtttattttaatttcaatatatgtcaCCCACTAATTATTAAGATGTTTCATTTCATGTACTTTTTATTAAGGAaatcttcctttttcttttttcatgtgCGTTTTTACTTTATTCTCCTATTAAttactcaattaaatttttaattttttaaaaattttaatagaaacaattgagaatgcaaaaaaaaaataaagaataaaaaagttcATTGAAGCTATGTCGTCTTCAGACGACTTCTTCATTAAAATTACAAGACTAAAGTCATGCCAATATGACACACTTTGCTTAAGCAGTTAATTAAAGTTGTATGATAATGGCAGGACTTTACTTTTAAAGGGAAATTTTGCCATTTTGGCACGACTTCAAGTCTGATTAACAAAAGTCTTCTTATTTTGGCACGACTTCTTCATGGTGAAGTCATACTATCTTGGCACAACTTTCCCTTTGtagcaattttttaaaaacttgcACCATTCTTGGAATTACAAAACTAAATTGCACCAGAATTGTGAAAAAACCTCTGACTGTTTTCCAACTACTCgactaataaagaaaatagcCATGTTACTACTGGGAAATGAATGTTTACTGATTTCACAAGTCAACTCAAACTTCAAAGATTGCTCCACTACTACATTATATAACCAAACAAAGTAATTCCATCAATTGGAGGGTATATCCTTTACAAGCAAATTGAAAAACACTTACTCCTTGATGCATCTTCAGTTTTTCTCTGACCTTCAGCAACAGCGATGGAATCTATAGCCTGAAAAATGAATTCATGTTGTGATTACAGAAAATATGGTTGCTGACACAACAATCTATAACATACACAAATACACGAACATccaaaactttcaaatttcaataaGCCAGGAAAATACCACCAATCTCATCAGACACAAGGAAAACACATCCAGCAACCAAAGTAATTGTTTTGTACAAATACAGGTATTGTATAATCAATGAACGACAAAGTCACCTGTATATTTATTCGGAACAGAAGATAATATCATCAAATCTAAACCTTACACACTATAAACTAAATTGTGTTTTGAGTTATGCATTAGTTCATGTAGTACAGCTCATGTTATAATCTTCTTGATGAAACCACAACTAGGCAATATTTTTCAGGAATATGGTACTGAGGGACTACAGACCATGGATCCACCATATATAGGCAAGATTTTAGgcttaatcatattttttgaCCCTGAAAAAATAGTCAACTTAGCTTTTAGTCCCAATTCTGTGAAAATATATGGTTGTAAACAGATCAACAATGTCTGGTATAGCCTGATTGTGCCACTATTACCAATTGCACAGCATATGTCCactatttcaataattaaaactaaCTTCAAAGGAAAAAGATACAGAGACTGGAAAATATATAACTGTATTACCTTATCTTCCATCTCCtcctatatttttttcatgtgacGCCTCATTAGCTGCAACACACATGAAATAGTTAGGTAACAGGGCAGAATACAGAAAAAAGTTCTTATTAATTAGTAACTACAACAAGATTGAGGACCTTCACAGATAAAGGGGCAAGAGAGATAGGGGGAGAGTACAGCTAGAAACTAATCCACTAACTTGTGTTAGGAATATCTCAAGTCAAAGAGAGGAAAAGGGGCAGAGAAGAAACAGTTTCCTTCAAATGTTTGACATTTATCCCTTCCAGCCAATACATATGTGAATGAAAGGCAAAATAAACACGAAGAAAAATTATtgcatatatattaatttagcaAGAAAAGGTGATGAAGCTAAAAGCTGCAAACACACTACAGGCTTAGAAGTGGCCTTAAGTTGATTTATTAAGAATGGAATGTTGCACTTCGAGTCAAATGATCCGGAAAAATggttaagaaaaaaacaactttCAAATTGTACAATACGGAAGTCATTTGGCTTTGCACAATCCAAAAGTCATTTTTGGCTTCCAAATTGTACAATTTAGAAGTCACTTTCGACTACCAGTTTCTAGAAtctggagagaaaaaaaatgagaatttcTTAATATGGAGTGCAGGGGAAAATATatagaggtgcaggaagaatCGGCCCATGCATGGTACCAATCCAAGAAAAATCTTGCTATCATAAGCCAAAAAcccttaattatcaataatctTTGAAACGTTATGAAAGGAGTTGACATGCCAATATCTCACTAacactgaaaaataaatgtatttccATTTAAAATGGCATTAACTATTTTAAGATGAAGAAACAACCTATATGGATGGATATGCATACCATGGAGTTATCATTGAAGAATTTTTTTAccgaaattataaaaaatattatcatagtTATAAGGAACATTAACATtactattaaatatattattataagtataaaagtatttcaaaaacttaaataaatcacttatcatatcatatcatataaaataaaaattcctataaaatataattatttaattgattaaattgaTCAAATATACATAATTGACATTAGTCTTGGCTACCTTGATCATCAACCCGAACCTTAGTCCCACAGCAAGCCTTTTTGGTCTGCTCTTTAATTACTACCTTTTTCCCGCAGCAACCTGCATCATTGTTACCAAGTTCGGACCTCCTCTCTAGGAACTCACTGTTCTCCTTCCAAACCTCCCCATTTGAATAGACCTCTTTTTTCCAAATAGGAACTTTGgcttttatctcatctatcaaAAATCTACATGCCTCCAGTGCATCTGCCCTGTGGACAGATGAGACAGCTATGAAGACACTTGTTTCACCCACAGGCACTGTTCCTATACGATGAGCAACAGCAATGGAATGTAGGTTCCAGGATGCTCTAGCAGATGAACAGATCAAGTTAATACAACGTATTGCCATTGGAACATAAGCTTCATATCTCAACTCCAAGACTGTTTTCCCTTCAAAAGTGTCGCGAGTTGTGCCAGCAAATGTTGCTATAGCACCAGCTTGTGGAGCACTAACAAAATTCATGTATTTAGCAACATCTACTGGATTCAGGT
This portion of the Vigna unguiculata cultivar IT97K-499-35 chromosome 6, ASM411807v1, whole genome shotgun sequence genome encodes:
- the LOC114188677 gene encoding molybdopterin synthase catalytic subunit, producing MAAEDDKNLIEILENLNPVDVAKYMNFVSAPQAGAIATFAGTTRDTFEGKTVLELRYEAYVPMAIRCINLICSSARASWNLHSIAVAHRIGTVPVGETSVFIAVSSVHRADALEACRFLIDEIKAKVPIWKKEVYSNGEVWKENSEFLERRSELGNNDAGCCGKKVVIKEQTKKACCGTKVRVDDQANEASHEKNIGGDGR